The Cryptomeria japonica chromosome 6, Sugi_1.0, whole genome shotgun sequence genomic interval GTCCAGGATGGGGACTAACACCACCAAGCCACAATGAGATCCTTGAAACCATCATACCACAGCCAAATATTTTCAAGCTTAAAGGGGCATCTTATCGAGGCCACATCCTCCTACACTATTAAATTGATTGGGTAATGGTCAGAACCTGAAAAAGGCAAAATATTAGCTTCTGGGACCCAGTTACACTTAGAACAATCTCTAGTCAGAAAAAACATATCAAGTTTCTTAACAATGTTCAAAaaaccacttcttctattagtccatgtgAAATCCCCTTTCTTGAAACCAATTTCCATTAACCCACAATTAACCATGAAATCATTGAAGTCTCTCTGAGTCTGTCTAGCCCAACCAAGCCCACCACACTTATCCTCGATGGACAAaggattgcattaaaatccccaccTACCTAATAGACACTATCCTTTTCCTCCAAAACTTTGGTCGCCAGATGCGGCCATAAAGCCTTTTTCCCTTGTGTACTAGTAGGCCCATACACATTCATAAGAAAAGAAGTGTAATTCAGGGTTTTAGAGAATACCTTTCCACACATCCAATTGAAGTCATGTTGGAAAATTTCCACATCCATGGTAGCCACATTCCAAAACACACCCAACCCACTTGAAGCACCTTCAGCCTCCACCAAATGTCCTTTCCATCTATAGAAGTACCTAAAAAACCTATCAAAATCATCCACATTTAGTTTCGTTTCCTGCAACATAAAAATGTCAAGTCTCGTATCAAACGGATCTTGTCAGGAGCATTGCAACCCTTGACATTCCACGAAAGCAGTTCTTCATGGCTTTCGGGAAGAGGCATAGCCTCTTTGCGATCTCAATTTGCTTTGTCCCTTGGCACCACCAACCATTTCTAGCTTATCCCTTGCCAATTTAGGacccttttttctttttcttttctccatTCTTCACCTTGGTCATTAGAGAGGATATTTGACCCAGACTCCTTTTATCCTTAATGCTTATTACCTCATTTAGCCCAAATGGATCTTCCTCCCCCTTCTCCACTTCCATGCCATCATTTTCCTTCGAGTCCTCTAAAGTCTCCCCACTATCCCTTTCTTCTTCAAATGAACTTTCCAAATTTCTGATAGGAGAGATTTGAATATCTTTAAAAATAGTCTACTTTGTTTCCTCATCACGTCTACCACCCTCCCTAGCAGAAACTGGCACCTGAATCCCATCCTACCATGGTTCATTATCCAAACCAAAATTTTGAACTCTCCCACTCTCGCTACCAAAATCCTTAGTATCCTCCAGAGCTTTTACTCCCCCCCCTTGATAGGCAAAATATCCAAATCGGCATCTAGACAACAATTCCTTGTACTCACCTCCACTTTGTTGTTCCCTAAACTTTTGCCAACTTGATACATGTTCTCAAATTCATCCAGATATAAAAAGATGTGACAATGGCCCCTTACATCAACTTTGAGATTCTCTTGGGCTATGTCAGTGGCTACATGTTAGGATTGGAGCCCTATTCCTACTAAGTCCCTTCTCCCATCAAACTCGTTACATCCCTTCACCCCACTCAGCATCCTCATCTAATCAAACCCCACCTCTTTTTCAAATAGAGAATCAATAATATCAATCCATTCATTATGCCCCTCGTTTGACCTATCTTCTCCCAAATTGAGTTCATCTATCTTATCCATCATACTTTGCAGCTTCTCCAAAACCCTGTTTTCATCCAAACCCTTCCCTTTATTATCCACCACACAGTCTTCCATCATAGTTCTCAATCACTTCCTCTATCTCTATTTTCTGTTTCCAGATTCTTTCAAGCGATATTAGCTCTACGTTAGTCAGGATAGGGGGTAATGGTCTCCCACACACACAAATCCTCATGTAGAGGCTAAAATCCTTCTTTTCCACCACATCCTCAACACAAACAAAGTGACCAAGCTTGTTACCAATCAACTTTAGAGTCTCCAAATGTTTATACTCACTCGGTAGGTTATATAACCTGAACCATACTAGGATCTCCTCCATATTTGCCGCTAAAGGATCAAAATTCGGAGTCCAGTCTTTGATAAAAAACCCCATTCCTCCCATAATATATGGTCCTCCcttcaaaatattttgtttttCCTTCGTCTTTTTGTAGCTGACAAGGTAGAAACCATTTGGAAGCATATTAATCATGAAATCCTTACTCCAATGCTCATTACACCATTTTATGACTCTGACATACACTAGCCATTCACCAGACCATTTCATAAAAAGAGGCCTTCTCATTCATTGAACTCACAACCTCCCCATTCCTCATTCTCAACTTGAATTGAAAGAGAACAGGTTTGAGCGTCTGAAAAACTTACCCTTTTGTTTGCATCTTGATCTTTGACTCTCCAAAACTTTTTTTTCGATCTCCTTGAAAGTCTTCAGATTTTGCTTCTCTGAGTGACGTTGTTGCATTTGCGAGGATTCAACCTTGGACCCATTctgatttttaaaatatttttctagCGTTCTCTTAGAAAATCTAAGGGAAGAATCCTCCCAAACCCTAGCTGGTGGATGCCAATGCCCTGTGCTGAGATTGATTTCCATTCCTATGCTACTATTGCACACCACGACCTAGCAAATTCCTCCTAAACCCTAGCCAATCATCATCTGTAGTCATTGAACTAAAACTATTATTAATTTTTACTAAAAAAAATAGTAAGACAATTCTAATATTGTAAAGATGAACATAAAATAATTGTATTAAAAAAAAGAGTTgaatattatatattttcaaaatttaaatgattgtacattgtttattatttattttaaacaaaaaaagtTAAGACATTTTTATAAATAATTGTAAATCTAAAAagtatcattttatatttttattattataattaatataaatttaaagaaAACTAATTCTCACCTTAATGAgccctaacattaaccctaacttGAGCTTTTTCTTAAGGTGGAAACCTTAATTTTAACCAATCCTTAACACTAACATTAAGCTAATCTTAACCCTAAAGCCTAACTACAACTAAAAATGGtacataatatttaattgtaatatattatttaataattacatTAGATTGATGATTGTAATTCAGTTCATAATGACAATAATCTacatattgtaataaaataattttataaaatttttaatgatttttattacaaactaattttaaaattatttagtttttcaaaatttttaaaatatttctttttctaattttgacaaattcaaatttaaaaataattaaactaaattaaaaagtatgtaacaattatttaaaaaataaaataagtaattaagaataaaaataatttttccttcactCAATAAATaagacaaaatataatataatagaaatgaaaataataatatcttGATGGAGGAGAGAGACTAATTAGTTGTTTAATTTATATCTTATAATCTTAGTGAGCTTTAATGAAAAAACAAATGGAGTATAAATATGTGTGAAGCATAATTCCCTCTTGTAAAGGGTGTCAATAATGGACATAAGGTTGCCACAATCCATGAGATCTCAATATTCGATTGTGTGTAAATTTGTTAGACATTgtctaataatttattaaatatgttTACAATTCTCATACTTCATTCATTATTAGAGATATGAAAGACCCAACAATAAACAATACACACatttttttgtttgtcatttgGAGCCAATGTACCTACCCACTGTATAAGCTTAATTGGGAGATGTGTTCTTAAGAGAATCAAAGGTAAATAAACAGTGAATGATAAAAACAATGTGACACAACTCCAAGAGTACTCTTTAACAAACAATTACATGTATGTGTCAAATGAACATTCAAAATATGAACATTCTCACTGTTTCAAAAATGCAATTGTTGTGCTACATGTCAGTAGCACGAGAAATATACACCATTGATTTCATAAAGAACTACTGCAGTTTTTCGAAAGTGTCAATAATACAGATTTACTAAccccattttgaaaccaaaatagcTGCATCCCATTTTCACAGCCCAAAAACCCTACAATCCTAGGCTGACATTCATCCCTAAGGCAATCTCCCGTCACATTCCAACCAtgcctggaatttgacggtcacccaTACCCgtcatatgaatttttgatgacagtttagtcatttcaatgcctttcatttgacgttttaagaaaaatattaactgtaATGAAAATCATTGttttaatgagaaaataatgataaattagtaatatatacaaaaatcttaaatttactaaataagtttctaaattaatacactaatatatattatatattaacattaaataataatcagttaataattactaatttagtaataataaacattacaattttaaaattatatatattttaaaaatagcatatcaatgcatacgttctactaattttttaaacTGTCAAATACaattcaaaagtgaaaaaacgaccattttgcctgtcaaattccagACCTGATTCCAACTTACCATAACGTTCTTTCATTCGTCAAACCATATCATGAATTTGGACGATCTTTTTTGTTAGGGCTTCAAGTGTGGAAGCCACCCTGTTTCGCTTGCTGCCGATTCCGTCGAAGACAAGAATTCCATTTGTGTGGGGAGGACAAGAAAACAGAAGGGCACCACTTTTTCACGGCAAGGAATCGAACGGAAAAGGTCAAAAAATTGCCAAAATGCTGAAAGTACTTTCCCGGCGTGAGAGAACAGATTTCCGGTGTGGGGTTCTTCACATATAAATAAATAACCTATCGGCTACAAAAAGGAAATTAGTGGAGGCGTGCAGTTTCGCGATTACCCAAATGGATTTTTGGGTGCGTATTTGCGAGGGAATGAATAATCTCAGGCATTCTTTCTATTGATTTAGGTATGAAATTACATTTGGGTATAGGCATTCGGGGAGTCATATTGCCAAGTATGTTGGGATCTTCCAGTGCCAGTGCAGGGCATCTCTATTCTTCAAGCCTCTTATTTCCTGCCAGGCTCGGACGGCGTTTTGGTGCTTCATCTGAAACCCAAGTCACAGAACAATATTTTAGTGTTTTGCAGAAGAAGGGATCTGCGCCTTGTATAGAGAGAGAACTAGGGAAAATTAATGCCCAATTAAGCTCATCTTGTGTAGAGAAGGTGGTACAGAGGTGTGGTCAAAATAAGATTTTAGGTCTGAGGTTCTTCATCTGGGCTGTTCAGCAGCGCCGATACATCCCAACTAATTATGTATACATGACAACATGCAGAGTTTTAGGTGTTAGGCAGAAACCCACTATATTGTTTCAAGTTTTGGCagatatgaagaaagaaggttgTGTTGTCTCCACCAAGACATTCAGAGTTATAATCAATCTCTGCAAAGAGGGTAAACTGGTTGAAGAggcacttgaattgcttaaccgcATGAAAGACTTTAACTGTACACCAGACATTCCTATCTACAATACTCTAATCCATCTTCTGTGCGAAGCTGGGCATATGGATATGGCCAAGGTAATGCTGAATCAGATGTTGAAACTAGGTGTATTTCCTGATGTTGTCACTTATATTTTCCTTATAAAAGGATTGGCCAATGCAGGTCAGCTAGATGACGCACACAGGCTCTTCCTCCAAATGAGCGAGCATGGTTGTATTCCAAATGTAGTCACTTATACCGATTTGATACATTGTTACTGTAAGGCTGGATGCCCAGAAAAGGGCGTGGAGCTGTTAGACGAAATGTTTAAGAAACAATGTGCCCCTAATTGTGTCACATACACAGCTTTGATTCAGAGCTTCTGCGAGACAGGTAGAGTAAGGGACGGCTTAGACTTTTTGGATATGATGATCACACATGGTTGTTCTCCAAATATAGTAACTTTTAATATCCTGGTCAATGCACTTTGTATGGAGGGAAAAATTGATGATGTGGACGAACTTATGCAAAAAATGATTGAGGGAGGACATTTGCCAAAAGATAAATGCTATAGTTCATTTATGATGGAGCTTTTAAGAGCAAACAAAGAGGAAGAAGCtgaaaatttattaataaaaatgcTTGCAAGTGGTATATATCCAAGTGACTTAGCATACAACACATTGATAAAGGTATTGTGCTTAAGTGGAAGATATTCCAATGCCTTGGATTGTTATCATAAAATGAAAAACTCGTATTGTATTCTTGAGCGTGAAGCCTGTTCTATTCTTTTACTTGGACTATGTGACCAAGGTTACATGTGTGAAGTTGAAAATGTGTTGGAGGGCATGATTGATAAGGGTACTCGACTTGAAGTCTCCACGTTTGATGCTGTTATTAGACATCTTAGCAAAGCAGGCAGACGTGAGAAAGCTTTGAACCTCTCTCGTGATTTTAAATGCCAGGGATCTGCTGTTTAGTGACAATGGCGAAGCTGATATAGCATTTATTTGTTGCCTTAAGACTGAGGTCATTGGTTCCACAGGAAGGATCATTTGGGATGGGCATCATTGCATGCAAGAAGTGCCATAAGCTCAGGAATTGGGATATTTTGGTCCAGCCTTTCCAATATAAATTTTTATTGCTTATAATTTGTAGGCATCTTGGAAATTGAATCCCATAGTAAGATTGGGCATTTCTTATACCAATCAGTAACTTATTGATCATAACTTACTGATACTGTTTTATGGCCTTGTGGCTGCATTCTTCTCCTCTTGAAATAAAAATAGCAATTTGCACATACACATGCTGTGCGTGACAAGTGGATATACCATAGTTCCATATGAGTGTTCTCACCAAGCAAGAGATTGAAGCTTTGTTGTGATGTTTCCTGATGGCAGTTTGATTAGAGAAACAATGGGATGCCTGAAGGAGACTCAAGACTACTGCTTGAAAATGCAACAAGAAGGGATAATAAGACATGGCTTGTTTTTCTTGGCAAGTTTAATAGTAAGATTCAACACTGATATGTTCTTGGTGGGTCTTCCCGGGGCACATGAACGGGAACTGTATCATTGCAAAAATGTAACGACTTCACTATATTGTAATGTTTCACTCAAGTGTATCCTACTAGCATGGATATGTTACGAGGCAACAAAAAACATTTTCACTTCCAAAGGTTTATTTCATAATGTGATACTTTGGCGCGCCTTAAGATTTTTTGGTGATAGGTTTTCCTGTTCTCTTTCCAGATATTCTTTTGCTGTGCAGGAAagtggtaagaaatatattatcgTACTATTCAATCTAAACTAAATGAAGGCATTGCCGAGTTATTTCCAGAATACTCAGACTTTACTTTATGAAGCTACAAATGACATATGTTACAGGTAAATAACTGTCTCTTGCATTTGATTTTCGATAATGGGTTTTATCAAACAATATACAAAGCAATTTTTAGTTTCTCTTGTTTGAATTGAATAGTGAAAAAGGATTAAACTTTATCCTATGTTTATGTTGAGAATGGCAACGCTTAtcattaattgtgtgatgagggCATTTTGTTAATCTGTTGAGCAGCTGATATTGGTTTCTTCAGAAATATGGGAGCAAGGGATAACCTATTTTGCTTATGTTCATAACTAATTAAAGCATCTGAAATTTGAATTGTAATATTCTCATGTAACAATTAAGTTGATTGTTTGAAAGATAATTCTTGCAGCTACATCATTGAatgaaaaaatgcatttttttaaatgtttaCCCTTCATGGAGTCAGAcaattagctttcaaagattctaCCTGGTCCATGACAACACATTGCTCTATGTTTGACTTATACTCAATATCATTTTCTTTTCACTATATCAACCATGCCAAAATTTCAATCGTTTCTGCGTAGTTGGGAATGGGCTGTGTGATAGAAACCCTCTGTGGTCACACTTTTGGAGCAGGAAAAATTCAAATGCTTGGAGTGTATTTGCAGTGTTCAAGGTTAATATTGTTGGGTACAGCAGTGCTTTTGAGTTTTATTTGCATCTTCGCCACTCCAGTTCTTAAGCTTCTGGGACAGGAGAATGATGTAGCTGATCTAGCGGGTGAATATGCATTTTGGATGCTACCACAGCTGTTTGCGTATGTGTTATTGTTGCCAATGCAAAAGTTTCTTCTGTCACAGAGAAAATTCATGGCCATGGCCTTTATTGCCTTAGCTGCAGTGATAATCCATGCTTTTCATGACAGTGTTCCATTGATTTGTAGTCATGAGCTATGGGCCTACAGCATTTTTGAAGTGTGTGTATGGCCATCTGCATATCGATGACTGTCATATTCCCGTGTAGACAGCAGGCAATGATTAGAAACATTAaacaatacatgtacataaatatatatattttcaatacataaattatttttaccgCTTAAAATACGTTTTATTTTAACTAGTGGGAGTAATGAAAGGACTCGTCCATTCCCAAGCCACCTCCGGAATAGACGTCATGTTTCAAGGGGAATCGCGTGGTTTCAAAGAGGTATAAACCCATACCCCAAGGAAACATGGAAGAGGAGGTGACAAGGAGAGAAGGGCAAGGAGAAGCATCCAGCATGTAACTTCATTACtcagtaataatatttatttcagttttcataatttatgatgccTAGACAACCATGAGGACTGCCTTGGGAACGCATCAGTCAGCAGACGATGTGAAAGGGCTAGGTTCTGGTTCTTCCCAGCGATGAAGGACCAGCGCCTAGTAAGCATCCCTCCCCATCGCCAACAAGCTGGTATGTTCCCAGGCCAATCCGCTTAAATGTCGAAATGATGAAGTATGTCTTTGTGCAAGTTGTATTAAATCTGCTTTCATTCCTCATTAACAGTAACGAATATAATTTAACTAGTGGCCTAGATTAATTGCTAAATCAGTTCCATGCCTAAAAAATGTCTTGCCAAATGAACTAAGCACATTTGTAATGTACAAAAGggtaaaatgaacttaatcttcacgccagataggtaacctgcaatatcaggtttagtatgttgcattaaaatacactttagtgacagatagaagaataaaaataattcattcactCTCAGACACAACTAATAAGTAAAGAAAATGAATGCTAATTAATGATAGTCATGTTTCTGCAATTAGgcacaaatataatgaattaatcctgttaaccaagtaatatagtcatgaatctatgtttTCTGTATGCATTTGTTATCTTCCTGATATCCTCAGTTTTTTAGTACATTCAAGATAATGAGTGCAAGCCAGGGGTATGCTAGGCCCATCCTTAGGTGGCCCTATTAGCCCTAAGAGACGGGATGGGTCTGGATGGGTAGCCCAACCAACCtggaaaatcctcaaaatctagaatgggtCGTGTATATATTTTGTGCTGCAATAATCATGCCATTGATCTAATATTACTGctgacatataaaataaaatatctaaatgttGTAGGAAACCGTAATTTCCTTTTGTGACCCTAAATCCAACCTTCAGTGGATAGATCAGGGCCTAATTATCAGGAAGGTGAGGCAGGTACAACAAAGgttcattacagtggtatcagagcctccttCCTGCCACCCTGTGGAAATAGTTGATGCAACAAAGCCAAAGATCCTGTAGGGccttagaaagagagagaaaaaaaggAGCCAACAACATGAGTGAACAAGCTAGTAATGAACTTAGGGCCTTCATGGAGCAAACCGCTCAAGCACTGAGGGAACAAATTGAAAGAACCATGTAGGCCTTCATTGAACAGAATGAGAGGAATAACCAACTAGTCCTTTAGGCGCTCCAAAACATaagcaaccataacaccaaagAAGCCCAATCCAATCATTCTGAAAACCACCACCCCACCCCGTCAAAGGACACCAGCTCAAGGCCCACTCGACCTTCATTCCTACTTGAGGAAGCGCCAATAAGTGATGATAACCGTGACAGACCCTCGGGAAATGTAGACCAAATCCTTGCAGACTACTGTGGGTTGGATCCCAAACTACGAGATCTTGTAACCTTCAAAGACTATTGTGATGCCAAACTAAAGACACTTGGCCATAACGAAAGACATCCTCCAGCCCACAAAGAGCTTCAAAACAAGCTTAGTAAGGTGACTATCCCCAACTATGATGGGGCAGGAAAGGTGTAAAGTTATATCAATTTttattaaagaacaagttatgaactatgaatgctatatatggatatgaggaattatgtcaatgtctaataattctgatttttatctgtaGGTCTGAAgcagagagatcatttaatattttctatgtcttttccaaatgaattcaattggcatatatatcatttaggcaaccagtCAATTGGTGtattttaggcatgaccgatcaatgcacccattgatcggtgcctttacaattatactattaacacaatgctgattatcggttcataaaccccagatagcatattgtaatatcataatataatgactgatcaacataatgaatcggttcatataaacaccgatattcaaagtgcacgatgaatataatccaaccggtgcatttaaccaatgttaattccaaatgaaacggtgtattcattaaacccaatAACAAATATGCTTGAtgt includes:
- the LOC131039086 gene encoding pentatricopeptide repeat-containing protein At5g47360 — protein: MKLHLGIGIRGVILPSMLGSSSASAGHLYSSSLLFPARLGRRFGASSETQVTEQYFSVLQKKGSAPCIERELGKINAQLSSSCVEKVVQRCGQNKILGLRFFIWAVQQRRYIPTNYVYMTTCRVLGVRQKPTILFQVLADMKKEGCVVSTKTFRVIINLCKEGKLVEEALELLNRMKDFNCTPDIPIYNTLIHLLCEAGHMDMAKVMLNQMLKLGVFPDVVTYIFLIKGLANAGQLDDAHRLFLQMSEHGCIPNVVTYTDLIHCYCKAGCPEKGVELLDEMFKKQCAPNCVTYTALIQSFCETGRVRDGLDFLDMMITHGCSPNIVTFNILVNALCMEGKIDDVDELMQKMIEGGHLPKDKCYSSFMMELLRANKEEEAENLLIKMLASGIYPSDLAYNTLIKVLCLSGRYSNALDCYHKMKNSYCILEREACSILLLGLCDQGYMCEVENVLEGMIDKGTRLEVSTFDAVIRHLSKAGRREKALNLSRDFKCQGSAV